The Acidimicrobiales bacterium nucleotide sequence GCCGGGGCCGGGGGCATGGCCGTCCCCGTGTTCTTCGCCCTGAACCTGCTGGGCACGGTCGGCCGCCTGGTCGTCCTGTGGTTCGTCACCGACTCGCTGGCCGAGCCGCTCGACTGGTTGCGGGACCTCATCTCCGACTACCGGCTCCCGGTCTTCGTGCTGAGCGTGGCCCTCGTCGTCCTGTCCCTGGTCCTGGACCGCAAGGCCGGGGGCACCGAGGTCGAGGGCCTCCTCCACATCGAGGACGAGATCGCCGAGATCGAGGCCGAGGACGCAGCCGGCGAGCGTGTGGTCGAGGAGGGCGCCCCGGTCCGCCCGAGGGACGACGGCGACGGCTGACTGCTCGCTCGGCGCGCCGGTCGTCAGCCCGGGCAGGAGCGGCAGGTGCCGGCCAGGGTCTGGCCGGTGGCGCCGAGCTCGACGCCGTAGCGGGCCCGGAGGTGGCGGCGCAGCCCGTCGAGGTCGCCGTCGGCCACCTCGGTCACCGCGCCGCAGCTTCGGCAGACCAGGTGGTGGTGCTCGTGGTCGACCAGGTGGAAGACGGCCCCGGTGGCCCCCAGGTCGAGGCGGGCCACGACGCCGGCCCGCTCCAAGGCCTCCAGGGCCCGGTACACCGTCGAGAGGTGGACCTCGGGGTGGGAGTGGGCCACGGCCCGGGCCACGTCCTCGGCCGTGACGTGGTGGTCGGGCCCGCCGTAGAGGGCGGCCACCACGGCCCGGCGGGCCGGCGTCACCCGGCCGCCGTCGGCCCGGAGCCGGGCCAGGGCGGCGTCGACGCGGGCGGCCACGTCGTGGTGGACGTGGGGGGCCCGGTGGTGCGGCGGTGAGGCGGCCCGTGCCATGGCCCCCATGGTGGCCCATGGCGGGGCCCGGCACAGGTGCGAACGGTTTGCAGTACCGTCGGGGACGTGCACGCCCCGGACGGCTTCATCGACGGGCCGACCTCCGTGGCCCTGGGGCTGGTCGCCGCCGGCGGGGTGGGCGTGGCCCTGCGGCGGGCCGGGCAGGTGCTCGACGACCGGCAGATCCCGCTGGCCGGCCTCACCTCGGCCTTCGTCTTCGCCGGCCAGATGGTGGCCTTCCCGGTGGCCGGCGGCACCAGCGGCCACCTGCTGGGCGGGGTGCTGGCCGCCGTGCTGGTCGGTCCCTGGCTGGGCGCGGTGTGCGTCACCGTGGTGGTCGTGGTCCAGGCCCTGCTCTTCGCCGACGGGGGCCTGACCGCCCTCGGGCTCAACGTGGCGACCATGGCCCTGGTCCCCGCCCTGGTGGGGGGGCCGGCCTTCTCCGGCCTGCGCCGGCTGCTCCCCCGGGGACCGTCCGGCGTGGTCACCGCCTCGGGGCTGGCCGCCGGCGGGGCCGTGGTGCTCTCGGCGCTGGCCTTCACCGCGGCCTACGCCGTGGGCGGCACCGGCACCGCCCCGCTGGCCGGGGTGGCCGCCGGCATGGTCGGGGTCCACGTCCTCATCGGCATCGGCGAGGGCGTCATCACCGGCCTCACCGTCGGCGCCGTGCTGGCCGCCCGGCCCGACCTGGTGTGGGGGGCGCGGCACCTGGCGCCGGGGCCGGCCCCGGCCGGCGCGGGGGCCACGGCGTGAGGGCCCGGGCGCGGATCGGGTTGTTCGTCGGGGTCGGCCTCGCCCTGGCCGTGGCGCTGGCCGTGGTGGTCGCCCCCCGGGCCAGCACCGAGCCCGACGGCCTGGAGCGCGTGGCCCTCGACCACGGCTTCGCGGACCGGGCCGAGGATCACGCCCTGGCCGCCAGCCCCACCGCCGACTACGGCGTGGCCGGCGTCGGCCACGACGGCCTGGCCATCGGGCTGGCCGGCGTGGTCGGCATCGCCGTCACCTTCGCCGTGGTGGCGGGTGGGCTGGCGGTGCTGCGCCGCGCCTCCCGCCGATCGGCCTAGGCCGGGCCGGGCCGGGCCGGGCCGGTGGCCGCGGCGTCGGGCCGGCCCGGCGGGGACGGGCTGCTGCACCCCGGCGCCACCGTGGTGCACGCCCTGCCGGCCGAGGCCAAGGTGGTGGCCGCCCTGGTCCTGGTGGTGGCCGTGGTGGCCACGCCCCGGGAGGCGGTGTGGGCCTTCGCGGCCCACGCCGCGGTGCTGGCCGCGGTGGCGGTGCGGGCCCGCCTGCCCCTCCGGCTGGTGCTCCGCCGGGCCCGGGTCGAGGTGCCGTTCCTGGCCTTCGCCGCCCTGCTCCCGGTGGTGGGCCCGGCGCCCCGGGTCGAGCTGCTGGGCCTGGACCTGTCCCGGGACGGGTTGTGGGCGGCGTGGGACGTGGCCGCCACCGGCACCCTGGGCGTGGTGGCCGCGGTGGTGCTGTCGGCCACCACGCCGGTGCCGGAGCTGCTGCGCGGCCTGCGGCGCCTGTGGGTCCCGGCCGTGCTGGTGGCCATCGTGGGCCTCATGGTCCGCTACCTGGACGTGGTGGTGGCCGAGGCCGGGCGCATGCGGGTGGCCCGGCTGTCCCGGGGCGACGATCCGCGCTGGCTGGGCCAGGCCCGGGCCACGGCGGCCACCGCCGGCACGCTGTTCGTCCGCTCCTACGAGCGGGGCGAGCGGGTGCACCTGGCCATGCTGGCCCGGGGCGGGGCCGGCCCGGCCCCGTCGCTCCCCGGTCCCGCCACCTCGGCCGGGGCCTGGCTGGGGGCCGCCGCCGTCCCGGCGGTGGCCGTCCTGGTGGCGGCGGCCGCCCTGGTGGGCCGGTGATCCCGGCCCTGCGCCTGGCCGGGGTGCGCTTCGCCTACCCCGACGGCCAGGTGGCCCTCGACGGGGTCGACCTGGAGGTGGCGGCGGGGGAGCGGGTGGCGGTGCTGGGCCCCAACGGAGCGGGCAAGTCGACCCTGGTGCTGCACCTCAACGGCATCCTCACCCCCCAGGCCGGCACGGTCGAGGTCGGCGGCGCGCCGGTGGAGCGGGCCACCCTGGCCGAGGTCCGGCGCCGGGTCGCCCTGGTGTTCCAGGACCCCGACGACCAGCTGTTCATGCCCACCGTGGCCGACGACGTGGCCTTCGGCCCGGCCCACGCCGGCCTGCGGGGCCCCGAGCTGGAGGCCCGGGTGGCGGCCGCCCTGGAGGCGGTGGGCCTGCCCGGGCTCGGGGCTCGGGCCCCGCACCACCTCAGCCTGGGCCAGCGCCGCCGGGCCGCGGTGGCCACCGTGCTGGCCCTGCGGCCCGAGCTGCTGGTCCTGGACGAGCCCACCGCCAACCTCGACCCCGCCGCCCGCCGCGAGCTGGCCGAGGTGCTCACCGCCCTCGACCTGACCACGGTGGTGGTCACCCACGACCTGCCCTACGCCCTGCAGCTGTGCCCGCCGGGCCGTGCTCCTCGACGCCGGGCGGGTGGTGGCCGACGGGCCCACGGCCGACCTGTTGGCCGACGGGGCGCTGCTGCGGGCCCACCGCCTGGAGCTCCCCTTCGGCTTCGTGCCCCCCGGGCCCGAGCGGGCCCGAGGGTGACCGATGCCTCGTTGCGATGAGACAACTATCGTCGTAGTGTCTCACCCATGGCCCGGACCGCGGTGGTGACCACGCCCACCCAGGAGCGCGCCCTCGACTCGGCCCTGGACCTGGTGGCCCGCTGGGGGGTGGCCAAGACCACCCTGGGCGACGTGGCCCGGGCCACCGGTGTCAGCCGGGCCACCCTCTACCGGACCTTCCCCGGCGGCAAGGACGAGCTGTTCGCCCTGTTGGCCCAGCGCGAGGTGGCCCGCTTCCTGGACGTGGTGGGCCGGGCCCTGGACTCGTCCCCTGACACGACCGCGGCCCTGGTCGACGGCCTGCACGCCGCCGCCGTGCACCTGGAGGGCCACGCCGCCATCCGCTACGTCCTGGCTCACGAGCCGGAGCTGGCCGTGCCGGTCCTGGGCTTCGGCGAGATGGACCGCCTGCTCCGCCTGGTCCGCCGGGCCGTGGCCCCCCACCTGGTCGACCGCCTGGGTCCCGAGGCCGCGGGCTGGACCGCCGAGTGGCTGGCCCGCGTCTTCCTCTCGGCCCTGGTCAACCCCACGCCCACCTTCGCCCTGGCCGACCGGGCGGTCTGCGACCGCCTGGTGCGCCGCTACGTGGCCCCCGCCGTGGTGCCCGCCCCCGAACCCGTCCCCCTCGCACACCGCTCCTAGGAGACCCGCCATGTCCACCACCGACGCCACCGACCCCGTCGAGATGTCCTCGATGCAGGAGATCATCGGCCGCAGCGACGCCAACGACCTGGCCGAGATCCTGGCCATCAGCAACACCGACGTGGACGCCACCATCCGCGCCGTCAGCGACAACGCCGATGCCATCTTCACGTGGAACTACGACAAGGGCGAGCGCAAGCCCCTGGAGAAGCTCTACGAGAAGGCCAAGACCTCGCAGTGGAACGGCGAGACCGACCTGGACTGGTCGATCGACGTCGACCAGGAGGCGGTGGTGGCGGCCAACGCCGCGGCCGGCCTGGGCCTCACCGACGACGTCGACCTCTCCGGCACCCCGTTCGAGAAGTGGGGCGACAAGGAGTGGACCGAGCTGGGCGTGGAGAGCCAGAACTGGATGCTGTCCCAGTTCCTCCACGGCGAGCAGGGCGCCCTGCTGTGCACGGCCAAGATCGTGGAGACGGTCCCGTGGATCGACGCCAAGTACTACGCCGCCACCCAGGTCATGGACGAGGCCCGCCACGTCGAGGTGTTCGCCAAGTACCTCAACACCAAGCTGTCGGGCACCTACCCGGTCAACGCCCACCTGGGCCTGCTCCTCGACGACATCGTGGAGGAGAGCCGGTGGGACATGACCTACCTGGGCATGCAGATCATGGTCGAGGGCCTGGCCCTGGCCGCCTTCGGCTTCATGCACCAGATGACCACCGAGCCCCTGCTCAAGCAGCTCCTGCGCTACGTGATGAGCGACGAGGCCCGCCACGTGGCCTTCGGGGTGCTCACCCTCAAGGAGTACTACCAGGAGCTCACCGTGGCCGAGCTCAGGGAGCGCCAGGAGTTCGCCTTCGAGGCCGCGGTGCGCATGCGGGACCGCTTCCTCCAGCAGGAGGTGTGGGAGCGCATGGGCATCGCCCCGGCCACCGTCGTCCCCATCATCAAGGACCTGCCGGCCCGCCAGCTGTTCCAGCAGATGCTCTTCACCAAGATCGTCCCCAACTGCAAGAAGCTGGGCCTGCTGGATGCCGGCGACGGCTGGCTGCGGGAGCGCTTCGGCGAGATCGGCGTCATCCAGTTCGAGAACATGGCCGACACCGGCGAGGAATATGAAATGTTCGCTCTGGCCGAGGGGGAAGTGAACTCAGGGACGAAGGCCTGAGCAGCCCGACCTTTGAGCACTTGTCGCTGGTCAGCAGCGACAAGTGCTCAAAGCTCGGTTGGAGCGGCGGGGTAGGGTCGGAGTGATGCCGCGCTTCGGACGTGTCCTCACCGCGATGGCGACCCCGTTCGCCCCCGACGGCACCCTCGACGCCAAGGCCGCCGGCGAGCTGGCGCGGTGGCTCGTCGACCACGGCAACCACGGTCTCGTCGTGGCCGGGACCACCGGCGAGAGCCCGGTGCTCACCGACGAGGAGCGCATCGAGCTGCTCCGGGCGGTGCGGGCCGCCGTCGACGTGCCGGTGATCGCCGGCACCACCACCAACGACACCGCCCACAGCGTCGCCCTCACCGAGGCGGCCGCCGAGGTCGGCGTCGACGGGATCCTGGCCGTCACTCCCTACTACTCGAAGCCCCCGCAGTCGGGCCTGCGTCTCCACTTCGAGGCCATCGCCGCCGCCTCCGACCTGCCGGTGATGCTCTACGACGTCCCCGGCCGGGCCGGGCGCGAGATCGCCACCGACACCATCGTCGGGCTGGCCCACGACGTCCCCACCATCGTGGCCCTCAAGGACGCCGGCGGTCACCCCGAGCGGGCCGGCCAGCTCCTCGCCGCCGCCCCGCCCGACTTCGAGGTCTACAGCGGCGACGAGCCGCTCACGCTCTCCTTCCTGGCCCACGGCGCCGTCGGCGTGGTCGGGGTGGCCAGCCACTGGACCGCCGCCCTCCAGGCCGACATGTTCTTCGCCTTCGAGGCCGGCGACACCGCCGGGGCCCGGGCCATCCACGCCCGCCTGCTGGCCAGCTACGCCTACATGAACACCGACGAGTGC carries:
- a CDS encoding energy-coupling factor ABC transporter permease, coding for MHAPDGFIDGPTSVALGLVAAGGVGVALRRAGQVLDDRQIPLAGLTSAFVFAGQMVAFPVAGGTSGHLLGGVLAAVLVGPWLGAVCVTVVVVVQALLFADGGLTALGLNVATMALVPALVGGPAFSGLRRLLPRGPSGVVTASGLAAGGAVVLSALAFTAAYAVGGTGTAPLAGVAAGMVGVHVLIGIGEGVITGLTVGAVLAARPDLVWGARHLAPGPAPAGAGATA
- the dapA gene encoding 4-hydroxy-tetrahydrodipicolinate synthase: MPRFGRVLTAMATPFAPDGTLDAKAAGELARWLVDHGNHGLVVAGTTGESPVLTDEERIELLRAVRAAVDVPVIAGTTTNDTAHSVALTEAAAEVGVDGILAVTPYYSKPPQSGLRLHFEAIAAASDLPVMLYDVPGRAGREIATDTIVGLAHDVPTIVALKDAGGHPERAGQLLAAAPPDFEVYSGDEPLTLSFLAHGAVGVVGVASHWTAALQADMFFAFEAGDTAGARAIHARLLASYAYMNTDECVFSQAVKVMMAELGVPLGDCRLPLGPAPEDTVERARAVARDLRLLV
- a CDS encoding ferritin-like domain-containing protein, with the translated sequence MSTTDATDPVEMSSMQEIIGRSDANDLAEILAISNTDVDATIRAVSDNADAIFTWNYDKGERKPLEKLYEKAKTSQWNGETDLDWSIDVDQEAVVAANAAAGLGLTDDVDLSGTPFEKWGDKEWTELGVESQNWMLSQFLHGEQGALLCTAKIVETVPWIDAKYYAATQVMDEARHVEVFAKYLNTKLSGTYPVNAHLGLLLDDIVEESRWDMTYLGMQIMVEGLALAAFGFMHQMTTEPLLKQLLRYVMSDEARHVAFGVLTLKEYYQELTVAELRERQEFAFEAAVRMRDRFLQQEVWERMGIAPATVVPIIKDLPARQLFQQMLFTKIVPNCKKLGLLDAGDGWLRERFGEIGVIQFENMADTGEEYEMFALAEGEVNSGTKA
- the cbiQ gene encoding cobalt ECF transporter T component CbiQ; this translates as MAAASGRPGGDGLLHPGATVVHALPAEAKVVAALVLVVAVVATPREAVWAFAAHAAVLAAVAVRARLPLRLVLRRARVEVPFLAFAALLPVVGPAPRVELLGLDLSRDGLWAAWDVAATGTLGVVAAVVLSATTPVPELLRGLRRLWVPAVLVAIVGLMVRYLDVVVAEAGRMRVARLSRGDDPRWLGQARATAATAGTLFVRSYERGERVHLAMLARGGAGPAPSLPGPATSAGAWLGAAAVPAVAVLVAAAALVGR
- a CDS encoding PDGLE domain-containing protein, with amino-acid sequence MFVGVGLALAVALAVVVAPRASTEPDGLERVALDHGFADRAEDHALAASPTADYGVAGVGHDGLAIGLAGVVGIAVTFAVVAGGLAVLRRASRRSA
- a CDS encoding ABC transporter ATP-binding protein, which codes for MIPALRLAGVRFAYPDGQVALDGVDLEVAAGERVAVLGPNGAGKSTLVLHLNGILTPQAGTVEVGGAPVERATLAEVRRRVALVFQDPDDQLFMPTVADDVAFGPAHAGLRGPELEARVAAALEAVGLPGLGARAPHHLSLGQRRRAAVATVLALRPELLVLDEPTANLDPAARRELAEVLTALDLTTVVVTHDLPYALQLCPPGRAPRRRAGGGRRAHGRPVGRRGAAAGPPPGAPLRLRAPRARAGPRVTDASLR
- a CDS encoding TetR/AcrR family transcriptional regulator, with the translated sequence MARTAVVTTPTQERALDSALDLVARWGVAKTTLGDVARATGVSRATLYRTFPGGKDELFALLAQREVARFLDVVGRALDSSPDTTAALVDGLHAAAVHLEGHAAIRYVLAHEPELAVPVLGFGEMDRLLRLVRRAVAPHLVDRLGPEAAGWTAEWLARVFLSALVNPTPTFALADRAVCDRLVRRYVAPAVVPAPEPVPLAHRS
- a CDS encoding transcriptional repressor → MARAASPPHHRAPHVHHDVAARVDAALARLRADGGRVTPARRAVVAALYGGPDHHVTAEDVARAVAHSHPEVHLSTVYRALEALERAGVVARLDLGATGAVFHLVDHEHHHLVCRSCGAVTEVADGDLDGLRRHLRARYGVELGATGQTLAGTCRSCPG